A stretch of Allostreptomyces psammosilenae DNA encodes these proteins:
- a CDS encoding YhgE/Pip domain-containing protein, translated as MRAPRLAALEIKRFTRGRLPRAALVALLLLPLLYGALYLWSFWDPYGRLDRLPVALVVEDRPAEADGERVAAGAELAERLEDSATFDWRRTDAEDAAEGLSEGRYYLTLTIPADFSSSLASASGDDPRAGTIRVATDDANNYIVGQISRSVFSEIRAAASASASHDYYDNIFVAFGDLHDRTAEAADGAGRLADGSADAEEGSAALADGSAEAREGSEQLDSGLGDAEEGSGQLVDGLEALDAATGQLADGAARVAEGTRAIAETADGVEQEYGAALREHGDEIREGARLVAEAAEAVSQGAEDLPADADQAAGRAAEARDTLEELYREQCPTGPATGTDLASVDRPANSRPANGGATTAEPATDQTAAESAARAAAEEGTPDGETAGDGAGTPDQQSPTTAPTASAAPSGLDAAGCAALDTARAAASDAADATAAVAADLDDRAGRLTELAEQADAVAAVAEEIAAVPDPYAALHDRVEQLDQLRDGADQVAQGAAALHEGAPALLSGARSLDQGIGRLHDGAGTLSSGLYRLSDGALTLQGGLAELSGGAEELSQGLHQGADAIPDYDEAERDARSDVMSDPVRLARESLNPAATYGTGLAPYFVPLALWVGAMVSYMLLRPLSPRLLSANVPAWRAALAGWLPAAAVGVLQVLALLSVLHWAIGLRAAAPLATAAFLTLAALTFAAVLQWLNARFGAPGRLLGLALLMLQLTSVGGTYPVETSPGFFQAIHPYLPMTYVVEGTRRLLTEGVTGRLWTDCAVLAAFLLGALALTTVAARRGRTWSVKRLHPELTL; from the coding sequence GTGCGCGCGCCTAGACTCGCCGCCCTGGAGATCAAGCGGTTCACCCGCGGACGACTGCCCCGGGCCGCGCTGGTCGCCCTGCTGTTGCTGCCCCTGCTCTACGGCGCGCTCTACCTGTGGTCCTTCTGGGATCCCTACGGCAGGCTGGACCGCCTCCCGGTGGCGCTGGTCGTGGAGGACCGCCCGGCCGAGGCGGACGGCGAGCGGGTGGCCGCCGGGGCGGAGCTGGCCGAACGGCTGGAGGACAGCGCCACCTTCGACTGGCGGCGCACCGACGCCGAGGACGCCGCGGAAGGGCTGAGCGAGGGCCGCTACTACCTCACCCTCACCATCCCCGCCGACTTCAGCTCCTCGCTGGCCTCCGCCTCCGGCGACGACCCGCGCGCCGGCACGATCCGGGTGGCCACCGACGACGCCAACAACTACATCGTCGGCCAGATCTCCCGCAGCGTGTTCTCCGAGATCCGCGCGGCGGCCTCCGCCAGCGCCTCCCACGACTACTACGACAACATCTTCGTCGCCTTCGGTGACCTGCACGACCGCACCGCCGAGGCGGCCGACGGCGCGGGCCGGCTCGCGGACGGCAGCGCGGACGCCGAGGAGGGGTCGGCGGCGCTCGCGGACGGCAGCGCCGAGGCCCGGGAGGGCTCCGAGCAGCTCGACTCGGGCCTCGGCGACGCCGAGGAGGGCAGCGGTCAGCTCGTCGACGGCCTCGAAGCACTCGACGCCGCCACCGGCCAGCTGGCCGACGGGGCCGCTCGGGTCGCCGAAGGCACCCGGGCGATCGCCGAGACGGCGGACGGCGTCGAGCAGGAGTACGGGGCAGCGCTGCGCGAACACGGGGACGAGATCCGCGAGGGCGCCCGGCTGGTGGCCGAGGCGGCCGAGGCCGTCTCCCAGGGCGCCGAGGACCTGCCGGCGGACGCCGACCAGGCGGCCGGTCGGGCGGCCGAGGCCCGGGACACCCTGGAGGAGCTGTACCGGGAGCAGTGTCCGACCGGTCCGGCCACCGGCACCGACCTCGCCTCCGTCGACCGGCCCGCGAACAGCCGGCCCGCGAACGGCGGGGCCACGACGGCCGAGCCCGCCACCGACCAGACCGCCGCCGAGTCCGCCGCCCGGGCCGCCGCCGAGGAAGGGACCCCCGACGGGGAGACCGCCGGTGACGGCGCCGGCACGCCCGACCAGCAGTCCCCCACCACGGCCCCCACCGCCTCCGCCGCCCCGTCCGGACTGGACGCCGCCGGCTGCGCGGCCCTGGACACCGCCCGCGCCGCCGCCTCGGACGCCGCGGACGCGACCGCCGCCGTCGCCGCCGACCTCGACGACCGCGCCGGCCGGCTGACCGAACTGGCCGAGCAGGCCGACGCCGTCGCGGCCGTCGCCGAGGAGATCGCCGCGGTCCCCGACCCCTACGCCGCGCTGCACGACCGCGTGGAACAGCTCGACCAGCTGCGGGACGGCGCCGACCAGGTCGCCCAGGGGGCCGCCGCGCTGCACGAGGGCGCCCCCGCCCTGCTCAGCGGTGCCCGCAGCCTCGACCAGGGCATCGGGCGGCTGCACGACGGCGCCGGAACCCTGTCCTCCGGGCTGTACCGGCTCTCCGACGGCGCGCTCACCCTGCAGGGCGGGCTGGCCGAACTCAGCGGCGGCGCCGAGGAGCTGAGCCAGGGCCTGCACCAGGGCGCCGACGCCATCCCGGACTACGACGAGGCCGAGCGGGACGCCCGCAGCGACGTGATGAGCGACCCCGTCCGGCTGGCCCGCGAGTCCCTCAACCCGGCCGCCACCTACGGCACCGGGCTCGCCCCCTACTTCGTCCCGCTGGCGCTCTGGGTCGGGGCCATGGTGTCGTACATGCTGCTGCGCCCGCTGAGCCCCCGGCTGCTGTCCGCCAACGTGCCGGCCTGGCGCGCGGCGCTGGCCGGCTGGCTGCCCGCCGCCGCGGTGGGCGTGCTCCAGGTGCTGGCGCTGCTGTCCGTGCTGCACTGGGCGATCGGCCTGCGGGCCGCGGCCCCGCTGGCCACCGCAGCCTTCCTCACCCTGGCGGCGCTCACCTTCGCGGCCGTCCTGCAGTGGCTGAACGCCCGGTTCGGGGCGCCCGGCCGGCTGCTCGGGCTGGCCCTGCTGATGCTCCAGCTGACCTCCGTCGGCGGCACCTACCCGGTGGAGACCAGCCCCGGCTTCTTCCAGGCGATCCACCCCTACCTGCCGATGACCTACGTCGTCGAGGGCACCCGCCGGCTGCTCACCGAGGGGGTGACCGGCCGGCTGTGGACGGACTGCGCGGTGCTGGCCGCGTTCCTGCTCGGTGCCCTGGCGCTCACCACCGTCGCCGCGCGCCGTGGCCGGACGTGGAGCGTCAAGCGCCTGCACCCGGAGCTGACGCTGTGA
- a CDS encoding threonine/serine dehydratase, giving the protein MISSSDVHAARSRTAGHVRTTPTVALDGGGLAGPAWLKLEYLQHTGSFKARGAFNRLLAARERGELTGAGVVAASGGNAGLGVAYAARALAVPADVFVPVAAPRVKVERLRRLGATVHLVGERYAEAYDAALKHQADSGALFCHAYDQVDVCAGQGTVGLELWEQTGGVDTVLVAVGGGGLMAGVATALAERGARVVAVEPVTIPTLHDALRAGRPVEVAVSGIAADSLGASRVGDIAFAVARDTGVRSVLVPDEEIVRARRALWEERRVVVEHGTAAALAALTGGAYRPADGERVAVLLCGANTDPGDLV; this is encoded by the coding sequence ATGATCAGCTCAAGCGACGTCCATGCCGCCCGTTCCCGGACGGCCGGTCACGTGCGCACCACGCCCACCGTCGCGCTGGACGGCGGCGGCCTCGCCGGGCCCGCCTGGCTGAAGCTGGAGTACCTGCAGCACACCGGCTCGTTCAAGGCGCGGGGCGCCTTCAACCGCCTGCTGGCGGCGCGGGAGCGCGGGGAGCTGACCGGCGCGGGAGTGGTCGCCGCCTCGGGCGGGAACGCCGGCCTGGGCGTCGCGTACGCCGCCCGCGCGCTGGCCGTGCCGGCGGACGTGTTCGTCCCCGTGGCGGCGCCCCGGGTGAAGGTGGAGCGGCTGCGCCGGCTGGGTGCCACCGTCCACCTGGTGGGAGAGCGGTACGCGGAGGCGTACGACGCCGCGCTGAAGCACCAGGCCGACAGCGGGGCGTTGTTCTGCCACGCCTACGACCAGGTGGACGTCTGTGCCGGGCAGGGCACGGTGGGCCTGGAGCTGTGGGAGCAGACCGGCGGGGTGGACACCGTGCTGGTGGCGGTGGGCGGCGGCGGGCTGATGGCCGGGGTCGCCACGGCGTTGGCCGAGCGGGGCGCGCGGGTGGTGGCGGTCGAGCCGGTGACCATCCCGACGCTGCACGACGCGCTGCGCGCCGGCCGTCCGGTCGAGGTCGCGGTGTCCGGGATCGCCGCGGACTCGCTCGGTGCCTCGCGGGTCGGTGACATCGCCTTCGCGGTGGCCCGCGACACCGGGGTGCGCTCCGTGCTGGTGCCGGACGAGGAGATCGTCCGGGCGCGGCGGGCGCTGTGGGAGGAGCGCCGCGTGGTGGTCGAGCACGGCACCGCGGCGGCGCTGGCCGCGTTGACCGGCGGGGCCTACCGGCCGGCGGACGGCGAGCGGGTCGCCGTGCTGCTCTGCGGCGCCAACACCGACCCGGGCGACCTGGTCTGA
- a CDS encoding TetR/AcrR family transcriptional regulator: MGTPRNRETPLTVERIADAALALADRGGLEGVTMRAVAAELGVSAMGLYRHVRSRDELLDAMVTRALEELPLDPAPGEPWERRFADLFRGLYRTLAARPVLTRVRLGRPFLTPGAMRLTERALELLRERGLDETAAITAYRAVYLHTLGCAAFVDHADPQGARREARTALAALPPEEFPHLAGSLDTVVNAIAGDAAFEYGLRALVSRVAEEHGHQV; encoded by the coding sequence ATGGGAACGCCACGGAACCGGGAGACGCCGCTGACGGTGGAACGCATCGCCGACGCCGCCCTGGCGCTGGCGGACCGCGGAGGGCTGGAGGGCGTCACGATGCGCGCGGTCGCCGCCGAGCTGGGCGTCAGCGCCATGGGCCTGTACCGGCACGTCCGCTCCCGCGACGAACTGCTGGACGCGATGGTCACCCGCGCCCTGGAGGAGCTCCCGCTGGACCCGGCGCCGGGGGAACCGTGGGAGCGGCGGTTCGCCGACCTCTTCCGCGGGCTGTACCGCACCCTGGCCGCCCGCCCCGTGCTCACCCGGGTCCGCCTGGGCCGGCCCTTCCTGACGCCGGGCGCGATGCGCCTGACCGAGCGGGCGCTGGAGCTGCTGCGCGAGCGGGGCCTGGACGAGACGGCGGCCATCACCGCCTACCGCGCCGTGTACCTGCACACCCTCGGCTGCGCCGCCTTCGTGGACCACGCCGACCCGCAGGGGGCGCGCCGCGAGGCCCGCACTGCGCTGGCGGCCCTGCCGCCGGAGGAGTTCCCCCACCTCGCCGGCTCGCTGGACACCGTGGTGAACGCCATCGCCGGGGACGCCGCCTTCGAGTACGGCCTGCGCGCCCTGGTCTCCCGGGTGGCGGAGGAGCACGGGCACCAGGTTTGA
- a CDS encoding TetR/AcrR family transcriptional regulator has protein sequence MAAPPPPSDRRPTPGSDGLPDLPPPPWRRGPGRPRQQLTREAIVTAALRIMGEEGLDAVTMRRVAQALNTGPASLYAHVRDKQDLHELMLDEVFKDVRAPEPDPRRWREQLKEVTLATTQVLLDHPGTAQILMRTLIPTTPGLLVIMDATLGILRAAGFPDHVALRASDALALYSTAYAYEASLWPSGEAGQEEATRRIGEIEDYLDSLPADRLPHLTALRPAMRGGDAVEHFEFALDVFIAGITAYAPPAAEPSGTADRPTTP, from the coding sequence ATGGCAGCACCGCCCCCGCCCAGCGACCGGCGGCCCACCCCGGGCTCCGACGGCCTCCCCGACCTGCCACCGCCGCCCTGGCGGCGCGGCCCGGGCAGGCCGCGGCAGCAGCTCACCCGGGAGGCGATCGTCACGGCGGCCCTGCGGATCATGGGCGAGGAGGGCCTGGACGCGGTGACCATGCGACGCGTCGCCCAGGCGCTGAACACCGGGCCGGCGTCGCTCTACGCGCACGTGCGCGACAAGCAGGACCTCCACGAGCTGATGCTCGACGAGGTCTTCAAGGACGTGCGGGCCCCCGAGCCGGATCCGCGCCGATGGCGGGAACAGCTCAAGGAAGTCACCCTGGCGACCACCCAGGTGCTGCTGGACCACCCGGGAACGGCCCAGATCCTGATGCGGACGCTGATCCCGACCACCCCCGGACTGCTGGTCATCATGGACGCGACGCTCGGCATCCTGCGCGCGGCCGGCTTCCCGGACCACGTCGCCCTGCGGGCCAGCGACGCCCTCGCGCTGTACAGCACGGCCTACGCCTACGAGGCAAGCCTGTGGCCGAGCGGCGAGGCCGGCCAGGAGGAGGCGACGCGCCGGATCGGCGAGATCGAGGACTACCTCGACTCGCTGCCGGCCGACCGCCTGCCGCACCTGACGGCGCTGCGTCCGGCCATGCGCGGGGGCGACGCGGTGGAGCACTTCGAGTTCGCGCTGGACGTCTTCATCGCCGGGATCACCGCCTACGCCCCGCCGGCGGCCGAGCCCTCCGGCACCGCCGACCGCCCCACCACCCCCTGA
- a CDS encoding ABC transporter ATP-binding protein, whose translation MNEAGSDDHAARGVRVQTEGLGLRGPRGWVYRNIDIDAPPGALVVVEGPPGSGRTCLLLTLAGRMRPTTGTARIGGHPLPKRAGAVRRIAALGPVPGVNDPEPALTVHELMRERLLPGRHRARRVAGALRLVGLEPDRLPLSERTPAHRLDALDAFRLGTAAALLARPGLLCVDSVLDPLPPADRATALGVLQAARAEGTTVVVARSDAAEWRGTADLLVRLAPATPTTPTTPSAQEATGARA comes from the coding sequence GTGAACGAGGCGGGGAGCGACGACCACGCCGCACGCGGGGTCCGTGTCCAGACCGAAGGACTCGGACTGCGCGGGCCGCGCGGCTGGGTGTACCGGAACATCGACATCGACGCCCCACCCGGCGCCCTGGTCGTCGTCGAAGGGCCACCCGGCTCCGGGCGCACCTGCCTGCTGCTGACCCTCGCCGGACGGATGCGCCCGACCACCGGCACCGCCCGGATCGGCGGCCACCCGCTGCCGAAGCGCGCGGGCGCGGTGCGGCGGATCGCCGCGCTCGGGCCCGTTCCGGGCGTCAACGATCCCGAACCGGCGCTGACCGTCCACGAGCTGATGCGGGAGCGGCTCCTCCCCGGCCGCCACCGGGCCCGGCGGGTGGCCGGGGCGCTGCGACTGGTCGGCCTGGAGCCGGACCGGCTGCCACTCAGCGAACGCACCCCGGCACACCGGCTCGACGCCCTGGACGCCTTCCGGCTGGGCACCGCCGCGGCCCTGCTCGCCCGGCCCGGACTGCTCTGCGTCGACTCGGTGCTCGATCCGCTGCCCCCAGCCGACCGCGCCACGGCGCTGGGAGTCCTCCAGGCCGCGCGGGCGGAGGGCACCACGGTCGTCGTCGCCCGGAGCGACGCCGCCGAGTGGCGCGGCACGGCGGACCTCCTGGTACGCCTCGCCCCCGCCACCCCGACCACCCCCACCACCCCGAGCGCCCAGGAGGCCACCGGTGCGCGCGCCTAG